From Arvicanthis niloticus isolate mArvNil1 chromosome 22, mArvNil1.pat.X, whole genome shotgun sequence, the proteins below share one genomic window:
- the Shc2 gene encoding SHC-transforming protein 2, protein MTQGPGGRAAPEPEAPTTFCALLPRMPQWKFAAPGSFLGRGPAAARVAGAAEAQPEPVVPALAAVLGACEPRCAAPCPLPTLGRCRGSGTRGARVTPDVADEWVRKGGFIHKPAHGWLHPDARVLGPGVSYIVRYMGCIEVLRSMRSLDFNTRTQVTREAINRLHEAVPGVRGSWKKKAPNKALTSILGKSNLRFAGMSISVNISADGLNLSVPATRQIIANHHMQSISFASGGDTDMTDYVAYVAKDPINQRACHILECCEGLAQSVISTVGQAFELRFKQYLHSPPKAVVPPERLTGLEESAWGEEEAAADHNYYNSIPGKEPPLGGLVDSRLAVTQPCALATLGGLGQGVSPAWRDVRGLPWDMGPSGTVPPGDGYVQADARGPHDYEEHLYVNTQGLDTMELEDTSETPLQLEDSPKKDLFDMRPFEDALKLHECSVAAGITAAPLPLEDQWPSPPTRRAPIAPTEEQLRQEPWYHGRMSRRAAEKLLRADGDFLVRDSITNPGQYVLTGMHAGQPKHLLLVDPEGVVRTKDVLFESISHLIDYHLKNGLPIVAAESELHLRGVVSREP, encoded by the exons ATGACGCAGGGTCCGGGTGGCCGCGCGGCCCCCGAGCCCGAGGCGCCCACCACCTTCTGCGCGCTGCTGCCGCGTATGCCGCAGTGGAAGTTCGCGGCGCCCGGTAGCTTCCTGGGCCGCGGTCCTGCGGCGGCGCGCGTGGCGGGGGCGGCAGAGGCGCAGCCCGAACCCGTGGTCCCCGCGCTGGCCGCTGTGCTGGGCGCCTGCGAACCGCGCTGCGCCGCGCCCTGTCCGCTGCCCACGCTCGGCCGCTGCCGGGGCTCGGGGACGCGGGGCGCGCGGGTGACTCCGGATGTCGCCGACGAGTGGGTGCGCAAGGGCGGCTTTATTCACAAGCCGGCGCACGGCTGGCTGCACCCCGATGCCAGAGTCCTGGGGCCCGGGGTCTCTTACATCGTTCGG tACATGGGCTGCATTGAGGTGCTCCGATCCATGCGTTCCCTGGATTTCAACACCCGAACACAGGTGACGAG GGAAGCCATCAATCGGCTCCATGAGGCTGTGCCAGGTGTCAGAGGCTCCTGGAAGAAGAAG GCCCCCAACAAGGCGCTGACCTCCATCTTGGGGAAAAGCAACCTGCGCTTCGCCGGCATGAGCATCTCAGTCAACATCTCCGCGGACGGCCTTAACTTGTCTGTTCCCGCCACCCGCCAG ATTATCGCCAACCATCATATGCAGTCTATTTCCTTCGCCTCGGGTGGTGACACG GACATGACTGATTACGTGGCCTATGTGGCCAAGGACCCCATCAACCAGAGAG CCTGCCACATCTTGGAGTGCTGTGAGGGTCTTGCCCAGAGCGTCATCAGCACCGTAGGGCAAGCCTTTGAGCTGCGCTTCAAGCAATACCTGCACAGTCCGCCCAAGGCTGTAGTGCCCCCTGAAAG GCTGACTGGGCTGGAGGAGTCGGCCTGGGGTGAGGAGGAGGCTGCCGCAGACCACAATTACTACAACAGCATTCCAGGAAAGGAGCCGCCTCTGGGTGGGCTGGTGGACTCCAGACTGGCTGTCACACAGCCCTGTGCGCTGGCGACCCTCGGGGGCCTTGGACAG GGAGTGTCACCGGCATGGAGAGATGTCCGTGGCTTGCCTTGGGACATGGGCCCCTCTGGAACAG TTCCGCCTGGGGATGGCTACGTGCAGGCAGATGCTCGAGGACCACATGACTATGAGGAGCACCTGTATGTTAACACCCAGGGCCTGGACACAATGGAGCTTGAGGACACCTCTGAGACACCTCTACAGCTTGAGGATAGCCCCAAGAAGGACCTGTTTGACATGC GACCCTTTGAAGATGCCCTGAAGTTGCACGAGTGCTCAGTGGCAGCAGGTATCACTGCAGCCCCGCTCCCTTTGGAGGACCAGTGGCCCAGCCCCCCTACCCGCAGGGCCCCCATTGCACCCACAGAGGAGCAATTGAGGCAGGAGCCCTGGTATCATGGACGAATGAGCCGGCGGGCTGCAGAGAAGCTGCTTCGTGCCGATGGGGACTTCCTTGTGAGAGACAGCATCACCAACCCGGGGCAGTATGTCCTCACAGGCATGCACGCGGGGCAGCCCAAGCACCTGCTGCTGGTGGACCCTGAGGGAGTG GTGCGGACAAAGGATGTGTTGTTTGAGAGCATTAGCCACCTCATAGACTACCACCTGAAGAACGGGCTGCCCATCGTGGCTGCTGAGAGCGAGCTGCATCTGCGGGGAGTGGTCTCTCGGGAGCCATGA